The proteins below come from a single Lepeophtheirus salmonis chromosome 4, UVic_Lsal_1.4, whole genome shotgun sequence genomic window:
- the LOC121116575 gene encoding zinc finger BED domain-containing protein 5-like translates to MNRQIYPTLPSCLFLSDTALTGKLNEDMLFCSPLEGTCTGEDIFEKLDSKLKEEGLFWENCIGVCTDGAGAMLGKKKGLKARVLQVAPHINFTHCMIHRESLASKTLEPDLKHVLDTAVKMVNYIKTRPLNVRLFASLCNELGSEHEGLLFHTKVRWLSRGNVLSRLYKLRDEVRLFLMEHGSQLADHLNDPAWITRLAYLSCIFEKLNGLNLALQGENTNILSMNDKICTFKRKLERWSGQVRMGSLDMSSELDEFIEENALSVKTVQKFITAHLHFLLEHFNKYFPEETAPEKYDWIRSPFTVTREYHLTSDLEDALVELSSDRTLQAAFNTKTLAEFWISVERNTHSYPRPLCIS, encoded by the coding sequence ATGAATCGACAGATATATCCAACTCTGCCCAGCTGCTTGTTTTTGTCAGATACAGCTTTGACGGGAAAACTAAATGAGGACATGCTGTTTTGCTCGCCGCTGGAGGGAACGTGCACAGGTGAGGACATTTTTGAAAAGCTTGACAGCAAACTAAAAGAAGAGGGACTATTTTGGGAAAATTGCATCGGTGTGTGTACGGACGGGGCTGGAGCGATGCTGGGGAAAAAGAAAGGACTGAAAGCGAGAGTATTACAAGTGGCGCCGCACATAAATTTCACACACTGCATGATTCACAGGGAATCGCTTGCCAGCAAAACGCTTGAACCAGACCTTAAACATGTTCTCGACACTGCGGTTAAAATGGTAAACTACATAAAAACACGTCCACTCAATGTTAGACTGTTTGCCTCTCTGTGTAACGAACTGGGATCAGAGCATGAGGGACTGCTGTTCCATACCAAAGTCCGATGGCTCTCGCGGGGAAATGTGCTCAGCCGCCTGTATAAACTGCGGGACGAGGTGCGCCTTTTTCTGATGGAGCATGGATCCCAGCTCGCCGACCACCTCAATGACCCTGCATGGATAACAAGGCTGGCGTATTTGTCttgcatatttgaaaaattaaatggactTAATCTGGCACTGCAAGGTGAAAACACTAACATCTTGTCAATGAATGACAAAATCTGCACATTCAAGAGGAAACTCGAGCGCTGGTCAGGGCAAGTGAGAATGGGGAGTCTCGATATGTCTTCTGAGCTGGACGAATTCATCGAGGAAAATGCACTGAGTGTCAAAACTGTGCAGAAGTTCATCACAGCGCACCTTCATTTTCTCCTGGAACACTTCAACAAGTATTTTCCGGAGGAAACTGCTCCAGAGAAATATGACTGGATAAGATCACCATTCACCGTTACGAGGGAGTATCATCTCACATCCGACCTGGAGGACGCATTGGTTGAACTGTCAAGTGACAGAACCTTACAGGCAGCATTTAACACCAAGACACTGGCGGAGTTTTGGATTTCGGTCGAGAGGAATACCCACAGCTATCCAAGGCCGCTATGCATCTCCTGA